GCAATCGTATTACAGGAAGAAATGGCGTGCGACCCAAATCAAGAACCGTGCGACGGAAGTCGTGGAAAGTGTTGAAAAGATACGGGCCGAAATGCCCCGAATCGGGTGCAGGAAGCTGTATTATATGCTCAAACCGCAAATGCGGAGTCTGTCGGTAGGGAGAGACAAGATGTTCTCTATCCTAAGGGCGAACCACATGCTGGTCAGTCCTATGCGATCGTATCATGTCACAACAAACTCACACCATAGGTTCAGAAAGCATAAGAACCTTGTGGAAGGAATGGATATAGTCCGTCCAGAGCAAGTGTGGGTATCTGATATCACGTATGTCGGGGGCCGTGACAAGCACATGTACCTGGCCCTTGTGACTGATGCGTACTCGAAAAAGGTTGTTGGATACGATCTGTCTGAAAGCCTGAACACAGAGGGTGCGCTTCGTGCCTTAAAGATGGCCCAGGCTTCGCGTATGTACAAGAAGGAGTCTCTGATACACCACTCGGATAGAGGCATACAATACTGCTCCGACGCATATCAGAACAGGCTGAAGAGGTATGGAATCAAAACGAGTATGACAGAAAGCTACGACCCATACGCCAACGCGGTGGCAGAACGCATCAACGGAATACTCAAGCAAGAGTTTTTGTTAGAGGAGCTGAAACTTCCGCTAGAAGGG
Above is a genomic segment from Fibrobacter sp. containing:
- a CDS encoding IS3 family transposase, translated to MSGLPKVAICELFGVSRQSYYRKKWRATQIKNRATEVVESVEKIRAEMPRIGCRKLYYMLKPQMRSLSVGRDKMFSILRANHMLVSPMRSYHVTTNSHHRFRKHKNLVEGMDIVRPEQVWVSDITYVGGRDKHMYLALVTDAYSKKVVGYDLSESLNTEGALRALKMAQASRMYKKESLIHHSDRGIQYCSDAYQNRLKRYGIKTSMTESYDPYANAVAERINGILKQEFLLEELKLPLEGMKIAVRDAINTYNRLRPHLSCGYLTPCQMHTQRRLRIKKYKKEDCCRTSPATIF